In Portunus trituberculatus isolate SZX2019 chromosome 46, ASM1759143v1, whole genome shotgun sequence, a single window of DNA contains:
- the LOC123519803 gene encoding putative uncharacterized protein YHR217C: MTGCSLCMTPHQHKHTRSSRDNIHTISTPHPVTSTTHVHKSTRTSTPHPLTSTPHPHHIHITSTQIHSTSTHIDSISTHIHTTSTPNPVKSTSYLLTSTHIHTHPHHIHSYPLISTPYPHHIHTTSTPYPHMYTLADERLKPPRYFVYTVNCYV, encoded by the exons ATGACAGGTTGCTCACTCTGTATGACGCCACATCAGCACAAGCACACACGTTCTTCGAGAG ACAACATCCACACCATATCCACACCACATCCAGTCACATCCACAACACATGTACACAAATCCACACGCACATCCACACCACATCCACTCACATCCACACCACATCCACACCACATCCACATCACATCCACTCAGATCCacagcacatccacacacatcGACAGCAtatccacacacatccacaccacaTCCACACCAAATCCAGTTAAATCCACATCATATCTactcacatccacacacatccacacacatccacaccacaTTCACTCATATCCACTCATATCCACACCTTATCCACACCACATCCACACCACATCCACACCATATCCACACATGTACACTTTAGCTGATGAACGTTTAAAGCCGCCTCGTTATTTTGTGTACACCGTTAATTGCTATGTGTAG